Proteins found in one Vulpes vulpes isolate BD-2025 chromosome 13, VulVul3, whole genome shotgun sequence genomic segment:
- the ENY2 gene encoding transcription and mRNA export factor ENY2 isoform X1 gives MVVSKMNKDAQMRAAINQKLIETGERERLKELLRAKLIECGWKDQLKAHCKEVIKEKGLEHVTVDDLVAEITPKGRALVPDSVKKELLQRIRTFLAQHASL, from the exons ATGGTG GTTAGCAAGATGAACAAAGATGCGCAGATGAGAGCAGCGATTAACCAAAAGTTGATagaaactggagaaagagaaCG CCTCAAAGAGTTGCTGAGAGCTAAATTAATTGAATGTGGCTGGAAGGACCAGTTGAAGGCACACTGTAAAG aggtaattaaagaaaaaggacTAGAACACGTTACTGTTGATGACTTGGTGGCTGAAATCACACCAAAAGGCAGAG ccCTGGTACCTGACAGTGTAAAGAAGGAGCTCCTACAAAGAATAAGAACATTCCTTGCTCAGCATGCCAGCCTTTAA
- the ENY2 gene encoding transcription and mRNA export factor ENY2 isoform X2, protein MNKDAQMRAAINQKLIETGERERLKELLRAKLIECGWKDQLKAHCKEVIKEKGLEHVTVDDLVAEITPKGRALVPDSVKKELLQRIRTFLAQHASL, encoded by the exons ATGAACAAAGATGCGCAGATGAGAGCAGCGATTAACCAAAAGTTGATagaaactggagaaagagaaCG CCTCAAAGAGTTGCTGAGAGCTAAATTAATTGAATGTGGCTGGAAGGACCAGTTGAAGGCACACTGTAAAG aggtaattaaagaaaaaggacTAGAACACGTTACTGTTGATGACTTGGTGGCTGAAATCACACCAAAAGGCAGAG ccCTGGTACCTGACAGTGTAAAGAAGGAGCTCCTACAAAGAATAAGAACATTCCTTGCTCAGCATGCCAGCCTTTAA